One window of Lytechinus variegatus isolate NC3 chromosome 2, Lvar_3.0, whole genome shotgun sequence genomic DNA carries:
- the LOC121407053 gene encoding ATPase WRNIP1-like → MPRPVRQSAGSPGKNAVACPICGRHCSPQAINTHLDKCLSKEEDSSPPRKRSKQDSYAESDNEIETEPLVQPGQLNAEWAAILKNKTKEEKKTPKSEKKKKEKKKSKKSSTQSSSGDGLSTPKKAKSEKGTKSEKSSTKKEKREKSTIKGEKKKKRKRKHKEKADDDDDVFDFDADEMEVAKKKVSTDGTPNKTTPSKTTLNDKNVTPTHKNKSPSSSQSPKKSAMKSPFTGLSPKQASQSFWARQNAQSTSPNYQAMKFNSQTPPAIAKGTTIQTPPTAKTNAQSPTTTQSTKPAFGTTPSQPRPDFRPLAERMRPYTMDTLIGQNKTLGATGTLRRLLDAGNIPSMIFWGPPGCGKTSLANVIARQAKLRNTHRFITFSATTSNVSDVKSAVEIARNEQRMYRRKTILFIDEIHRFNKTQQDTFLLHVENGTIILIGATTENPSFRVNNALLSRCRVVVLEKLSPESIMLILERALKDCQVGIVEDPRVSDALPTSDQETFSIERQALCLLANLCDGDARSALNSLQMVLDVAKGSSGQLGAASKVQRSNVITVDQIKDSLQRSHISYDKSGEEHYNCASALQKSIRASDANAAVYWLGRMLVGGEDPLFIARRLVVCASEDIGLADSQALVHATATYQACQNIGMPECELNLAHCVIYLSRAPKSRQVPTAYSRVKECLKNHQGPTPPVPLHLQTPATQYQLVRNTLGGWGKGRVMAGGYQGYMPESLAGLDFFSMST, encoded by the exons ATGCCAAGGCCAGTAAGACAGAGTGCTGGTTCCCCAGGCAAGAATGCAGTTGCTTGTCCCATCTGTGGACGTCACTGTAGCCCCCAGGCAATCAACACCCATCTGGATAAGTGCTTATCTAAGGAGGAAGACTCTTCCCCGCCTAGGAAGAGGTCAAAGCAGGACTCTTATGCAGAAAGCGATAATGAAATTGAGACTGAACCCTTGGTTCAACCAGGACAGCTCAATGCCGAGTGGGCAGCCAttctaaaaaataaaaccaaGGAGGAAAAGAAAACACCCAAAtctgaaaagaagaagaaggagaagaaaaagtcAAAGAAGAGTTCCACTCAATCAAGTAGTGGAGATGGACTGAGCACTCCCAAAAAGGCCAAGTCTGAAAAGGGGACCAAGTCAGAGAAGAGTAGTACCAAGAAAGAGAAACGGGAGAAGTCAACGATCAAAggtgagaagaagaagaagcgtAAAAGGAAACATAAGGAGAaggccgatgatgatgatgatgtgtttGACTTTGATGCTGATGAGATGGAGGTGGCAAAAAAGAAAGTGTCAACAGATGGCACCCCAAACAAAACAACTCCTTCAAAGACAACTCTTAACGATAAAAATGTCACACCTACTCACAAAAATAAATCCCCTTCTTCAAGTCAGTCCCCTAAAAAGTCAGCCATGAAGTCTCCCTTTACCGGCTTATCTCCCAAACAAGCGAGCCAGTCCTTCTGGGCACGGCAGAATGCACAATCAACAAGTCCAAACTATCAAGCCATGAAGTTTAATTCCCAGACTCCACCAGCCATCGCAAAGGGGACGACAATCCAGACGCCACCAACAGCAAAGACAAATGCCCAGTCGCCAACGACGACGCAAAGCACAAAGCCAGCTTTTGGAACGACGCCCTCTCAACCACGCCCCGATTTTCGCCCCCTTGCTGAAAGAATGCGGCCTTATACAATGGACACTCTCATAGGTCAGAACAAGACCCTCGGTGCAACAGGGACTCTCCGTCGTCTTTTGGATGCTGGTAACATTCCTTCCATGATCTTCTGGGGTCCACCTGGATGCGGAAAA ACGTCATTGGCCAATGTCATAGCCAGGCAAGCTAAGTTGAGAAACACCCACCGCTTCATCACGTTCTCGGCAACGACGAGCAACGTATCTGACGTCAAGTCTGCCGTGGAGATTGCACGGAACGAACAACGGATGTACAGGAGGAAGACAATTCTCTTCATAGATGAGATCCATCGGTTCAATAAAACACAACAG GACACCTTCCTGCTGCATGTAGAAAACGGAACCATCATCCTGATCGGAGCAACAACCGAAAACCCCTCCTTTCGGGTGAACAACGCCCTCTTGAGTCGGTGTCGAGTGGTGGTGCTGGAGAAGCTCAGTCCCGAGAGCATCATGCTGATCCTGGAGAGGGCGCTCAAGGATTGTCAGGTCGGCATCGTTGAAGATCCCAGGGTGTCGGATGCCTTGCCAACCTCTGATCAGGA AACCTTTTCGATTGAGAGACAAGCACTATGCCTTCTTGCCAACCTGTGCGATGGTGACGCACGCTCAGCCCTCAACTCCCTGCAGATGGTCCTGGATGTGGCCAAGGGCTCGTCAGGTCAACTGGGTGCTGCATCCAAGGTtcaaaggtcaaatgtcatcaCTGTTGATCAGATCAAGGACAGCTTGCAGAGGTCACATATCAGTTATGACAAATCAG GCGAAGAACACTACAACTGTGCCTCCGCCCTGCAGAAGTCCATAAGAGCCTCGGACGCCAACGCAGCCGTCTACTGGTTGGGACGAATGCTTGTTGGAGGTGAAGATCCTCTCTTTATTGCCAGGAGGCTCGTGGTCTGTGCCAGTGAAGATATTG GTTTAGCCGATTCCCAAGCGTTGGTCCATGCTACTGCAACCTACCAAGCTTGTCAAAATATTGGTATGCCAGAGTGTGAG ctGAACCTTGCCCACTGCGTGATCTACCTATCAAGAGCGCCCAAGTCACGACAGGTACCCACAGCCTACAGCCGCGTTAAGGAGTGTCTCAAGAATCACCAGGGACCAACCCCACCCGTACCCCTCCACCTGCAGACCCCAGCTACCCAGTACCAGCTGGTCCGTAACACCCTGGGTGGGTGGGGCAAGGGGCGTGTTATGGCAGGGGGCTATCAGGGGTACATGCCTGAAAGCTTAGCGGGACTCGATTTCTTCTCCATGTCGACGTAA